In a genomic window of Stakelama saccharophila:
- a CDS encoding aldo/keto reductase, whose product MIDWSALGKLGFGAGSIGNLYRAMTDEAAAETVCAAWSAGLRYFDTAPHYGFGLSEKRLGATLPGLDPDERAIVSTKVGRRLDPVPGKDLGQLRQGFVSPEPVESFFDYSYDSIMRSYEASRKRLRRDRIDILYCHDIGRFAHGDDHPARFAEFMNGGYKAMRELRDGGAVGAIGLGVNEYQVCEEVMAEGDIDVVLLAGRYTLLEQDSLSTFLPLCEARDVRIVLGGPYNSGILAKGVRGRAVGHYNYEPAPAKIVERVGAIEDVCDAHGVPMIAAALQFPLAHPQVVSVIPGMNSPRQVQAAIDLMAVAIPPALWADLKDKRLIRADAPVPHD is encoded by the coding sequence ATGATCGATTGGTCCGCCCTCGGCAAACTAGGATTCGGCGCCGGGTCGATCGGCAATCTCTACCGCGCGATGACGGATGAGGCCGCGGCGGAAACGGTCTGCGCCGCATGGAGTGCGGGATTGCGCTATTTCGATACCGCGCCGCATTACGGCTTCGGCCTCAGCGAAAAGCGGCTCGGCGCGACGCTGCCCGGACTCGACCCCGACGAGCGGGCTATCGTTTCGACCAAGGTCGGGCGACGGCTCGACCCGGTCCCCGGCAAGGACCTCGGACAGCTCCGTCAGGGCTTCGTTTCGCCCGAACCGGTCGAAAGCTTCTTCGACTACAGTTATGACTCGATCATGCGTTCGTACGAAGCGAGCCGGAAACGGCTGCGGCGCGACCGCATCGACATTCTCTATTGTCACGATATCGGCCGCTTCGCACATGGCGACGACCATCCCGCACGCTTCGCCGAGTTCATGAACGGCGGCTACAAGGCGATGCGCGAATTGCGCGACGGCGGCGCGGTCGGTGCGATCGGCCTCGGCGTCAACGAGTATCAGGTTTGCGAAGAGGTCATGGCCGAGGGCGATATCGACGTCGTTCTGCTCGCCGGCCGCTACACGCTGCTCGAACAGGACTCGCTTTCTACCTTTCTGCCGCTGTGCGAGGCGCGCGACGTCAGGATCGTGCTCGGCGGCCCCTATAATTCGGGCATCCTCGCCAAGGGCGTGCGCGGGCGGGCGGTCGGGCATTACAACTACGAACCCGCACCGGCGAAGATCGTCGAACGTGTCGGCGCGATCGAGGATGTGTGCGACGCGCACGGCGTGCCGATGATCGCCGCCGCGCTGCAATTCCCGCTCGCGCATCCGCAGGTAGTGAGCGTTATTCCAGGCATGAACTCACCCCGCCAGGTCCAGGCGGCGATCGACCTGATGGCGGTCGCCATTCCGCCCGCGCTATGGGCCGACCTCAAGGACAAGCGGCTGATCCGCGCCGATGCGCCGGTCCCGCACGACTGA
- a CDS encoding amidohydrolase family protein yields MRIVDAHQHFWKIGGPGHSWPDAEWPRIHRDFGPDDLRDEAGDLDLVGTVLVQSQPDDRDTDWMCATVGNDPLVRAIVGWVDFERADAAERIADLAGRDKLVGLRPMLQAIDDSNWILRDDIVPAIAAMIAHGLRFDALVQPRHLKSLRRFAVAWPDLPIVIDHGAKPFAATGELDPWRDDMTALAALPNIWCKLSGLRTEQAPGQQTDALRPYVAHILKVFGQRTMWGSDWPVLLHTGDSYGDWVRDTRALAGALNEAAEQRLFAGAAMQFYGLDA; encoded by the coding sequence GTGCGCATCGTCGACGCGCATCAGCATTTCTGGAAGATCGGCGGCCCCGGCCATAGCTGGCCCGATGCGGAATGGCCGCGCATCCACCGCGATTTCGGTCCCGACGACTTGCGTGACGAAGCGGGCGATCTCGACCTTGTCGGCACCGTGCTCGTCCAGTCGCAGCCCGACGACCGCGACACCGACTGGATGTGCGCGACAGTCGGCAACGACCCGCTCGTCCGCGCCATCGTCGGCTGGGTCGATTTCGAACGCGCCGACGCCGCCGAGCGCATCGCCGACCTCGCCGGACGCGACAAGCTGGTCGGGTTGCGCCCGATGCTGCAGGCGATCGACGACAGCAACTGGATCCTGCGCGACGACATCGTCCCCGCGATCGCCGCCATGATCGCGCATGGCCTGCGCTTCGACGCGCTGGTCCAGCCGCGCCACCTGAAATCGCTGCGCCGCTTCGCCGTCGCCTGGCCCGACCTGCCGATCGTCATCGACCACGGCGCCAAGCCTTTTGCGGCGACCGGCGAACTCGATCCGTGGCGCGACGACATGACCGCACTCGCCGCGCTGCCCAACATCTGGTGCAAGCTGTCGGGATTGCGCACCGAACAAGCGCCGGGACAGCAGACGGACGCGCTGCGCCCCTATGTCGCCCACATCCTCAAGGTCTTCGGCCAGCGCACGATGTGGGGCAGCGATTGGCCGGTGCTGCTTCACACCGGCGACAGCTATGGCGACTGGGTTCGCGATACGCGTGCGCTTGCCGGTGCGCTGAACGAAGCGGCGGAACAGCGGCTGTTCGCCGGCGCGGCAATGCAATTCTACGGCCTCGATGCTTGA
- a CDS encoding GntR family transcriptional regulator has protein sequence MKQAASSKQTKTRAVSTEHERLSDIAYRKILEGLFDRTVPAGAFVSQNALVGMLGIPVQPLRDALRVLEAEGVLTIHPRSGIQFLKPDLELARSTYQFRTIIERSAARSYAESGDAQEIAGMIAEHEALIAEIEGGAFGSETIDKLDDLEERLHGGMLASLRNPLVENTARRLKNYVRLIRLERLVTQPLALRTLREHMNILHAIEKRDPDAAEAALAAHFQAALQRILGMF, from the coding sequence ATGAAGCAAGCGGCAAGTTCGAAGCAGACCAAGACCCGCGCAGTCTCCACAGAGCATGAGCGGTTGAGCGATATCGCCTATCGCAAGATCCTCGAAGGGCTGTTCGACCGCACGGTGCCCGCCGGCGCATTCGTTTCGCAGAATGCGCTGGTCGGGATGCTGGGGATTCCGGTTCAGCCGCTCCGCGACGCGCTGCGCGTGCTCGAAGCCGAAGGCGTGCTGACCATTCATCCGCGCTCGGGGATCCAGTTTCTCAAGCCCGACCTGGAACTCGCGCGTTCGACCTATCAGTTCCGCACGATCATCGAACGTTCGGCCGCGCGCAGCTATGCCGAATCGGGCGATGCGCAGGAAATCGCGGGCATGATCGCCGAGCACGAAGCGTTGATCGCCGAAATCGAGGGCGGCGCCTTCGGGTCCGAGACGATCGACAAGCTCGACGATCTCGAGGAACGGCTCCATGGCGGGATGCTCGCCAGCCTGCGCAACCCGCTGGTCGAGAACACGGCGCGGCGGCTGAAAAACTATGTTCGGCTTATCCGCCTCGAACGACTGGTCACGCAGCCGCTCGCGCTGCGCACGCTGCGCGAGCATATGAACATTCTACATGCGATCGAAAAGCGCGATCCCGACGCCGCCGAGGCCGCACTGGCGGCGCATTTCCAGGCGGCGCTACAGCGTATATTGGGCATGTTCTGA
- a CDS encoding mandelate racemase/muconate lactonizing enzyme family protein translates to MRIVDFQITRFQFGRDRTIGDSQVRADAVHVAAVELVADDGTRGLGFLQTLFYPLPAESEIVRVFAEEVWPNIEGQSPATLAHRVARPRGGNNRVHSIGFGEALQQAVWDLFAKSVAMPLWKLLGGGDRDRVRAYASGLDYHLSDHDFSELFGRAAEQGFTAFKIKVGHPEFDRDLHRLALLKKAVGGDKLVMIDANEAWSPRQTIANLEAMRNAGHPIYWMEDPILRHDFEGLRVLRAGIGPTLLNSGEYLDVSGKRALIEAQVADMINVHGHVTDVMRIGWLAAEHGVPITLGNSFLEIGVNMALALPEVDWLEYSYQNFDHLVEETHVIRDGFIHGRDAPGHGLVLSEDARTRWRRPDVLADDALGDAPPQARLAAAR, encoded by the coding sequence ATGCGGATAGTCGACTTTCAAATCACGCGCTTTCAGTTCGGTCGTGACCGCACGATCGGCGACAGTCAGGTGCGTGCCGACGCCGTTCATGTCGCGGCGGTCGAACTTGTCGCGGACGACGGGACGCGAGGCCTGGGCTTCTTGCAGACGCTGTTCTATCCGCTGCCGGCGGAGAGCGAGATCGTCCGCGTCTTCGCCGAAGAGGTCTGGCCGAATATCGAAGGGCAGTCGCCGGCGACGCTGGCGCACCGCGTGGCGCGGCCGCGCGGCGGCAACAACCGTGTCCATTCGATCGGCTTTGGTGAGGCGCTGCAACAGGCGGTGTGGGATCTTTTCGCGAAGTCGGTCGCGATGCCCTTGTGGAAACTGCTCGGCGGCGGAGATCGCGACAGGGTCCGCGCCTATGCCAGCGGACTCGATTATCACCTGTCCGATCACGATTTCTCCGAACTGTTCGGCCGCGCCGCCGAACAAGGCTTTACCGCTTTCAAGATCAAGGTCGGGCATCCCGAGTTCGACCGCGACCTTCACCGGCTCGCCCTGCTCAAAAAGGCGGTTGGCGGCGACAAGCTGGTGATGATCGACGCGAACGAGGCATGGTCGCCGCGCCAGACGATCGCCAATCTGGAGGCGATGCGCAACGCCGGTCATCCGATCTACTGGATGGAAGACCCGATCCTGCGCCACGATTTCGAAGGGCTGCGCGTGCTTCGTGCGGGGATCGGGCCGACATTGCTCAATTCGGGCGAATATCTCGACGTGTCGGGCAAGCGCGCGCTGATCGAGGCGCAGGTCGCCGATATGATCAACGTCCATGGCCATGTCACCGACGTAATGCGGATCGGCTGGCTTGCCGCCGAGCACGGCGTGCCGATCACGCTCGGCAACAGCTTTCTGGAGATCGGCGTCAACATGGCGCTGGCGCTGCCCGAGGTCGACTGGCTGGAATACAGCTATCAGAATTTCGACCATCTGGTGGAAGAGACGCATGTCATTCGCGACGGCTTCATCCATGGCCGTGACGCACCGGGGCACGGTCTCGTGCTGAGCGAGGACGCGCGCACGCGCTGGCGCCGGCCCGATGTGCTTGCCGACGACGCGCTGGGCGATGCACCGCCGCAGGCGCGCTTGGCGGCGGCGCGCTGA
- a CDS encoding MFS transporter — MEEANPTAGPGHPDCEIGAGPFVAGREKWVLLVSMAVVFFLLLSLYCGVLSVLLPNQIERLNPDGKAGDLAVVFAVTSIFSTLTTPIAGALSDRTRTRFGRRTPWIVLGSVLGAACLMLVSQMTALWAITLFWVGATITLNSMQAAVTTIVADRFHEDERGVASGFVGAGMTAGCTVGIIVAGLIAPAITSAYFLFAIAVAAACILFVILNPEPRFTGGPAEPFRLREFAKSFWVSPRKHPDFAWAFLGRFTIYMGYQAIVTYLLYILQDYIHLSVALSNDTIAKLSTITFIALVFSAFGSGFLSDKWGRRKPLVFAASIIMGAAMIVPLFLPTVQGMIGYAVLIGLGYGAFMSVDMALMTQVLPKADGGDTGKDLGLLTTAVNIPQILSPVWAAWLLNMTGEDYRALFVSAIAFVFAGSLFVWPIRSVR, encoded by the coding sequence ATGGAAGAGGCAAATCCCACCGCCGGCCCCGGCCACCCGGATTGCGAGATCGGCGCGGGACCGTTCGTTGCCGGGCGCGAGAAATGGGTGCTGCTCGTGTCGATGGCGGTGGTATTCTTCCTGCTGCTGTCGCTCTATTGCGGCGTGCTGTCGGTGTTGCTGCCCAACCAGATCGAGCGGCTCAATCCCGACGGCAAGGCAGGCGACCTCGCGGTGGTGTTCGCCGTCACCTCGATATTCAGCACGCTGACGACACCGATCGCAGGCGCGCTTTCGGACCGGACGCGCACGCGGTTCGGCCGGCGTACGCCGTGGATCGTGCTGGGTTCGGTGCTCGGCGCGGCGTGCCTGATGCTGGTTTCGCAGATGACCGCGCTGTGGGCGATCACGTTGTTCTGGGTCGGTGCGACGATCACGCTCAATTCGATGCAGGCGGCGGTCACGACGATCGTCGCCGACCGCTTTCACGAGGATGAGCGCGGCGTCGCCTCGGGTTTCGTGGGCGCGGGCATGACGGCGGGCTGCACCGTCGGCATCATCGTCGCCGGGCTGATCGCGCCGGCGATCACGAGCGCCTATTTCCTGTTCGCCATCGCGGTCGCGGCGGCGTGCATCCTGTTCGTGATCCTCAACCCCGAACCGCGCTTCACCGGCGGCCCGGCCGAGCCGTTCCGGCTACGCGAATTCGCCAAGAGCTTCTGGGTGTCCCCGCGCAAGCACCCTGATTTCGCCTGGGCGTTCCTCGGCCGTTTCACCATCTACATGGGCTATCAGGCGATCGTCACCTATCTGCTTTACATCCTTCAGGATTATATCCACCTGTCGGTTGCCCTTTCGAACGACACGATCGCCAAACTGTCGACGATCACCTTCATCGCGCTGGTCTTCTCCGCCTTCGGCTCAGGCTTCCTTTCCGACAAATGGGGGCGCCGCAAACCGCTCGTGTTCGCCGCCAGCATCATCATGGGCGCGGCGATGATCGTCCCGCTGTTCCTCCCGACTGTGCAGGGGATGATCGGCTATGCGGTGCTGATCGGGCTGGGATACGGCGCGTTCATGTCGGTCGATATGGCGCTGATGACGCAGGTGCTGCCCAAGGCCGACGGCGGTGACACCGGCAAGGATCTGGGCCTGCTGACCACCGCGGTGAACATTCCGCAGATTCTGAGCCCGGTATGGGCGGCGTGGCTGCTCAACATGACCGGCGAGGATTACCGCGCGCTGTTCGTCTCGGCGATCGCGTTCGTGTTCGCCGGATCACTGTTCGTCTGGCCGATCCGCTCGGTGCGCTAG
- a CDS encoding enoyl-CoA hydratase/isomerase family protein produces the protein MTDNLLFTVNGRVATITLDRPEKLNAATPAMSRAIVAATGECNRNPDIRCVIVTGAGPKAFCAGSDISELDSYETPWNFRNRDDYCDAIHKLLKPSIAAVNGYALGGGLETALSCDIRVCSTNAKFAAPEIKLGWIGGGGMAAMLAHSIGMSNAAKMIMTGDPIDAETARNWGLVSDVVAPEALMDHARALAKTIASRAPIAAETAKLNLRAAVSMPLDKAMEYERDLQAICFATEDASEGRAAFAEKRAPDFKRR, from the coding sequence ATGACCGACAATCTGCTCTTCACCGTCAATGGCCGCGTCGCGACGATCACACTCGATCGCCCGGAAAAGCTGAATGCGGCAACGCCGGCTATGTCCAGGGCGATCGTCGCGGCGACCGGGGAATGCAACCGCAATCCCGATATCCGTTGCGTGATCGTGACGGGCGCAGGCCCCAAGGCGTTCTGCGCCGGTTCCGACATTTCCGAGCTGGACAGCTATGAAACGCCCTGGAACTTCCGCAACCGGGACGACTATTGCGACGCGATCCACAAGCTTCTGAAACCCAGCATCGCCGCAGTGAACGGCTATGCGCTGGGCGGCGGACTGGAGACGGCGCTGTCGTGCGATATCCGCGTCTGTTCGACCAATGCGAAGTTCGCCGCGCCCGAAATCAAGCTGGGCTGGATCGGCGGCGGCGGCATGGCCGCGATGCTCGCCCATTCGATCGGCATGTCGAACGCCGCCAAGATGATCATGACCGGCGACCCGATCGATGCGGAGACCGCGCGCAACTGGGGGCTGGTCAGCGATGTGGTCGCGCCCGAAGCGCTGATGGATCATGCCCGCGCGCTTGCCAAGACGATCGCCTCGCGCGCGCCGATCGCGGCGGAAACGGCCAAGCTCAATCTGCGCGCCGCGGTGTCGATGCCGCTCGACAAGGCGATGGAATATGAGCGCGACCTGCAGGCGATCTGTTTCGCGACCGAGGATGCGAGCGAAGGCCGCGCCGCCTTCGCCGAAAAGCGCGCGCCCGACTTCAAGCGACGCTAG
- a CDS encoding CaiB/BaiF CoA transferase family protein: MGILSGYRVLDCSIAMAGPFAAQRLGDLGADVVKVEPVTGEWQRDRAAGGATGKQINSSFLSLNRNKRSLAVDLKSDDGKAVLLELVKTADVFLQNYRPGVAKRLGVDYATLKTINPKLIYISMSGYGEDGPYARLPGQDLLLQAMSGAMLSTGRAGDPPQPAGQYLADAVTAYSAFEGALAALLHRERTGEGQLVEVNMLDAVITIQMQELSVFTQGLKPQTRSAEPHAHCYIRAPYGVFATKDGYLALAFANLATLGELIDEPAFAAMDDERDSWTHRDEIFARTRARLTDKTTGEWLELFRAHDIWAGPVYGYDDVVADPQVAHNGTFVEYDHPTEGRVKAPGFPIRFAATPSAVTRGAPLVGEHSREILVEAGFDEAAIARMIDGGAVRQH, translated from the coding sequence ATGGGTATCTTGAGCGGCTATCGCGTGCTCGATTGTTCGATCGCGATGGCGGGGCCGTTCGCGGCGCAACGCCTCGGCGACCTCGGCGCGGATGTGGTGAAGGTCGAGCCGGTCACCGGCGAATGGCAGCGCGACCGCGCGGCCGGCGGCGCGACGGGCAAGCAGATCAACAGCTCGTTCCTGTCGCTCAACCGCAACAAGCGCTCGCTGGCGGTCGATCTCAAGTCCGACGACGGCAAGGCCGTGCTGCTCGAACTGGTGAAGACCGCCGACGTCTTCCTGCAGAACTACCGCCCCGGCGTCGCCAAGCGGCTGGGCGTCGATTATGCGACGCTGAAGACGATCAACCCGAAGCTGATCTATATCTCCATGTCGGGCTATGGCGAGGATGGTCCGTACGCCAGGCTGCCCGGCCAGGACCTGTTGTTGCAGGCGATGTCGGGCGCGATGCTTTCGACCGGCCGCGCCGGCGACCCGCCGCAGCCGGCCGGCCAGTATCTCGCCGATGCCGTCACCGCCTATTCGGCGTTCGAGGGCGCATTGGCCGCGCTGCTCCACCGCGAGCGCACCGGCGAGGGGCAGTTGGTCGAGGTCAACATGCTCGACGCCGTCATCACCATCCAGATGCAGGAATTGTCGGTCTTCACCCAGGGTCTCAAGCCGCAGACCCGCTCGGCCGAGCCCCACGCGCATTGCTATATCCGCGCGCCCTACGGCGTATTCGCGACGAAGGACGGCTATCTCGCGCTCGCCTTCGCCAATCTCGCGACACTGGGCGAGTTGATCGACGAGCCGGCCTTCGCCGCAATGGACGATGAGCGCGACAGTTGGACGCATCGCGACGAGATTTTCGCGCGGACGCGCGCAAGGTTGACCGACAAGACGACCGGGGAATGGCTCGAACTGTTCCGCGCCCATGATATCTGGGCGGGACCGGTCTATGGCTATGATGATGTGGTCGCCGACCCGCAGGTCGCGCATAACGGCACATTCGTCGAATATGATCATCCGACGGAAGGCCGGGTGAAAGCGCCGGGCTTTCCCATCCGTTTCGCCGCCACGCCGTCCGCGGTCACGCGCGGGGCGCCGCTTGTTGGCGAGCATAGCCGCGAGATCCTGGTCGAAGCGGGCTTTGACGAGGCGGCCATCGCGCGGATGATCGACGGCGGCGCCGTCCGCCAGCACTGA
- a CDS encoding SDR family NAD(P)-dependent oxidoreductase — MSIAGHTILYTGAAGGLGLDTTVGFIERGANVVAVDNNPDKIAALRDAVPADQQERLIVLECDLSDLDGFRADLEGTLKRVGGFDVVINNAAIYPSKPFEEYTIAEHQAVQRVNVDAGIVAVQVALPGMRRRRWGRIINIASVTFYGGWEKLSPYVASKGALIGLARTWAREFGKYGITVNAVSPGAFPTDAEKIHPDPEGYTRFVLDHQAVKRRGHAGDIAAALAFLASDEAGFITGQTLNVDGGWVMH, encoded by the coding sequence ATGAGCATTGCCGGGCACACCATCCTCTACACCGGCGCGGCGGGCGGGCTGGGCCTCGATACCACGGTCGGCTTCATCGAACGCGGTGCGAACGTCGTCGCCGTGGACAACAATCCCGACAAGATCGCCGCCCTCAGGGACGCGGTGCCGGCCGATCAGCAGGAGCGGCTGATCGTACTGGAATGCGACCTTTCGGATCTCGACGGCTTCCGCGCCGATCTCGAGGGCACGTTGAAAAGGGTCGGCGGCTTCGACGTCGTCATCAACAACGCCGCCATCTATCCATCCAAGCCCTTCGAGGAGTACACGATCGCCGAGCATCAGGCGGTGCAGCGCGTCAACGTCGATGCCGGCATCGTTGCGGTGCAGGTGGCGCTGCCCGGCATGCGCCGGCGGCGCTGGGGACGGATCATCAATATCGCCAGCGTCACCTTCTATGGCGGGTGGGAAAAGCTGTCGCCCTATGTCGCATCGAAGGGCGCGCTGATCGGGCTGGCGCGGACCTGGGCGCGTGAATTCGGCAAATACGGCATCACCGTCAACGCCGTCTCGCCGGGCGCCTTCCCCACCGATGCCGAGAAAATTCATCCCGATCCCGAAGGCTATACGCGCTTCGTGCTCGACCATCAGGCGGTCAAGCGGCGCGGGCACGCCGGCGACATCGCCGCCGCGCTCGCCTTTCTCGCTTCCGACGAGGCAGGATTCATCACCGGCCAGACGCTGAATGTCGACGGCGGCTGGGTCATGCACTGA
- a CDS encoding aldose 1-epimerase family protein — MVQLFGRAMTRREVAETSGMLSQYAGVRLMTLGDGLERGIRMLEFRTGTGLRFTVLVDRALDIADCEHKGRAVGWHSPAGFRNAFLHEYEGEGGLAWLRSFSGLIVTCGLDHTLFMDDDDAGHYVYGPREKISSSLHGRIGTIPARLTGYGERWDGDRCFLWCEGVVQQSTVFGEDLHLIRRIEAEVGSDEIHLHDRVVNHGFYRTPHMLVYHINVGHPVVAEGSRYLAPVKDVVWAAHAGDAYRKQGVGYRTLPAPQRDFHEQVWQHDIAADGNGAVPVALVNDALGFGVQVETRKNQFPCQFEWQNLQAGQYALGIEPSTNHVLGKPFAKDRGELIWLEHGEERRYDTVFSILDSTDAIAAAEARITGLAQQPEADFPEPSGNFPPIGGREAGA; from the coding sequence ATGGTCCAGTTGTTCGGCCGCGCAATGACCCGCCGCGAGGTGGCGGAGACGAGCGGCATGCTGTCGCAATATGCCGGGGTGCGGCTGATGACGCTCGGCGACGGGCTGGAACGCGGCATCCGCATGCTCGAATTCCGTACCGGCACCGGCCTGCGTTTCACCGTGCTGGTCGATCGCGCGCTCGACATCGCAGATTGCGAGCACAAGGGCCGCGCGGTGGGCTGGCACTCGCCCGCCGGCTTCCGCAACGCCTTCCTCCACGAATATGAGGGCGAAGGCGGACTGGCCTGGCTGCGCTCCTTTTCCGGCCTGATCGTCACCTGCGGGCTCGACCACACGCTGTTCATGGATGACGACGATGCCGGCCATTATGTCTATGGCCCGCGTGAGAAGATATCGTCCTCGCTCCATGGACGCATCGGCACGATCCCGGCGCGGCTGACCGGCTATGGCGAGCGCTGGGACGGCGACCGCTGTTTCCTGTGGTGCGAGGGCGTGGTGCAGCAATCGACGGTTTTCGGCGAGGACCTGCATCTGATCCGCCGCATTGAAGCTGAAGTTGGCAGCGACGAAATCCATCTCCACGACCGCGTCGTCAATCACGGCTTCTATCGCACGCCGCATATGCTGGTCTATCACATCAATGTCGGCCATCCGGTGGTGGCGGAGGGATCGCGCTATCTCGCCCCGGTGAAGGACGTGGTCTGGGCCGCCCATGCCGGCGACGCCTATCGCAAGCAGGGGGTCGGCTATCGCACCCTTCCCGCCCCGCAGCGCGATTTTCACGAACAGGTCTGGCAGCATGACATAGCGGCGGACGGCAATGGCGCAGTGCCGGTGGCGCTGGTCAACGACGCCCTTGGCTTCGGTGTTCAGGTAGAAACGCGCAAGAACCAGTTCCCCTGTCAGTTCGAATGGCAGAACCTGCAAGCCGGCCAATATGCGCTCGGCATTGAACCATCGACCAACCACGTCCTCGGCAAGCCATTCGCCAAGGATCGCGGCGAACTCATCTGGCTCGAACATGGTGAGGAACGCCGCTACGACACGGTGTTCTCGATCCTCGACAGTACCGATGCCATCGCCGCCGCCGAAGCCCGGATCACCGGCCTCGCGCAACAGCCGGAGGCGGACTTTCCCGAGCCCTCGGGCAATTTCCCGCCGATCGGCGGACGGGAGGCGGGGGCATGA
- a CDS encoding adenylyl-sulfate kinase, producing the protein MSPEPDRRAIDAIVAQIDAALRDIARRPIVLGLCGAQGSGKSTIAATLERRLRESGTNVATLSLDDLYLTHTQRRQRARNVHPLFATRGVPGTHDIALGEAIFAALDAGAPTRLPRFDKSSDDRARADERPILELPLDVLIFEGWCVGAQPQPAEALASPINMLEADEDPDGIWRRYANDALARPYQRLFARIDRLVLLAAPSFAVVRRWRLEQEEALRRDRPHGRALMDRSAIDRFIAHYERLTRHILIEMPDRADLVLRLDEQRRVRAIN; encoded by the coding sequence GTGTCGCCTGAACCCGACCGCCGCGCGATCGACGCCATCGTCGCGCAGATCGACGCGGCGCTGCGAGATATTGCGCGACGACCGATCGTGCTCGGCCTGTGCGGCGCGCAAGGATCGGGCAAATCGACCATCGCCGCGACGCTGGAACGGCGATTGCGCGAAAGCGGCACGAACGTCGCGACGCTGTCGCTCGACGACCTTTACCTGACCCACACCCAACGCCGGCAACGCGCGCGCAATGTCCATCCGCTGTTCGCCACGCGCGGCGTGCCCGGCACGCACGACATCGCGCTCGGCGAAGCGATATTCGCGGCGCTCGACGCCGGCGCCCCGACGCGCCTCCCCCGCTTCGACAAGAGCAGCGACGATCGCGCGCGCGCCGATGAACGGCCGATCCTCGAATTGCCGCTCGACGTGCTGATCTTCGAGGGCTGGTGCGTCGGCGCGCAACCCCAGCCGGCGGAAGCACTGGCCAGTCCCATCAATATGCTGGAAGCGGATGAGGACCCGGACGGCATTTGGCGCCGCTATGCCAACGACGCGCTTGCCCGGCCCTATCAACGACTGTTCGCGCGGATCGACCGGCTGGTGCTGCTCGCCGCGCCTTCCTTTGCGGTCGTGCGCCGCTGGCGGCTGGAACAGGAGGAGGCGCTGCGCCGCGATCGGCCGCACGGCCGCGCCTTGATGGACAGATCCGCCATCGACCGTTTCATCGCGCACTATGAGCGCCTGACCCGCCATATCCTGATCGAAATGCCCGACCGTGCCGATCTGGTGTTGCGGCTCGACGAGCAGCGTCGCGTCCGCGCGATAAACTGA
- a CDS encoding 2-hydroxyacid dehydrogenase codes for MTAMPKLLVTRRLPEPVEAHLAERYETTLNPGDTPLDRAALADAMTRYDAILPTITDRIDTDILTTRGACVKILANYGAGFEHIDLDAARAAGIAVTNTPDVLTDATAELAITLMLMAARRAGEGERELRRGDWTGWRPTHMIGRSIEGKTLGLVGFGRIAQATAKRARDGFGMTIRYYSRSRAPAKIEDALDARCADDLEALAAEADILSLHTPGGAATHHLIDAALIARMPRHAILVNTARGPVVDEQALAAALAEGRIAGAGLDVYEDEPRVHPLLAAQERAVLLPHLGSATIESRTAMGMRAADNLHAFFAGRALPDRVA; via the coding sequence ATGACTGCCATGCCAAAGCTGCTCGTCACCCGCCGCCTGCCCGAACCGGTCGAAGCGCATCTCGCCGAACGGTACGAGACCACGCTGAACCCCGGCGATACGCCGCTCGACCGCGCCGCACTCGCCGATGCGATGACGCGCTACGACGCGATTCTGCCGACGATCACCGACCGGATCGACACCGACATTCTCACCACCAGGGGCGCATGCGTCAAAATCCTCGCCAATTACGGCGCGGGGTTCGAGCATATCGACCTCGATGCCGCCCGCGCCGCCGGGATCGCGGTGACCAACACGCCCGATGTGCTGACCGACGCCACCGCGGAACTCGCGATCACGCTGATGCTGATGGCGGCGCGGCGAGCGGGTGAAGGCGAGCGCGAATTGCGTCGCGGCGACTGGACCGGCTGGCGGCCAACTCACATGATTGGACGCAGTATCGAGGGCAAGACGCTGGGCCTGGTCGGTTTCGGTCGTATCGCGCAGGCAACGGCAAAGCGCGCGCGCGACGGCTTCGGCATGACCATCCGCTATTACAGCCGCAGCCGCGCGCCGGCCAAGATCGAGGACGCACTGGACGCCCGGTGCGCCGACGACCTCGAAGCGCTGGCGGCCGAGGCCGACATCCTGTCGCTCCATACGCCGGGCGGAGCAGCAACGCATCACCTGATCGACGCCGCGCTCATCGCGCGCATGCCGCGCCACGCGATCCTGGTGAACACCGCGCGCGGGCCGGTGGTGGACGAGCAGGCGCTTGCCGCGGCGCTGGCGGAAGGCCGCATCGCCGGCGCCGGGCTCGACGTGTACGAGGACGAGCCGCGGGTGCATCCGCTGCTCGCCGCGCAGGAGCGCGCGGTGCTGCTTCCGCATCTCGGCAGCGCCACGATCGAGAGCCGCACCGCGATGGGGATGCGCGCCGCCGACAACCTGCACGCCTTTTTCGCCGGCCGCGCCCTGCCCGATCGTGTCGCCTGA